The Zygosaccharomyces rouxii strain CBS732 chromosome A complete sequence genome window below encodes:
- a CDS encoding uncharacterized protein (similar to uniprot|P13045 Saccharomyces cerevisiae YDR009W GAL3 Transcriptional regulator involved in activation of the GAL genes in response to galactose forms a complex with Gal80p and Gal4p to relieve inhibition by Gal80p binds galactose and ATP but does not have galactokinase activity and similar to YBR020W uniprot|P04385 Saccharomyces cerevisiae YBR020W GAL1 Galactokinase phosphorylates alpha-D-galactose to alpha-D-galactose-1- phosphate in the first step of galactose catabolism expression regulated by Gal4p), with amino-acid sequence MYLCNNLTSIPLAMSVPTYSLDRCNEITRRFFETFGEDADFVSRSPGRVNIIGEHIDYCNFSVLPMAIDVEMLLAVRVVRGSTSITLANADPKFAPRCFDIPLEESIGIDPALSDWSNYFKCGLLVAQNFCQETGQPMRDVGMQVFCQGSVPTGGGLSSSAAFICATALATIRAVKGSQCEISKQDLTRITADAEHYLGVNNGGMDQCASVCGEKDHALYVEFKPVLKATPFPLPASVRFIIANTLVVSNKFETAPTNYNLRVVECTIAASVLAHTHGVSLPGEKTPGNLRQVIYTLCERREGTESTAVEINESDKIDKEIQKLQYALRLVEETLGPKSKGYTMSEASAALDMTPEEFTREYLTSFPVRFHLLQLYLRAKHVYLEALRVLQCLRLMTSVHGTSTDTQQFLRDFGTLMNASQASCRDNYGCSCEGTEQICRIALNNGSLGSRLTGAGWGGCTISLCPDEQSVTDIKRALIKQYYNERFPHMPPSELEAAIIVSKPVAGSALYEHLQM; translated from the coding sequence ATGTATCTCTGTAACAATTTAACCAGTATACCATTGGCAATGAGTGTGCCCACATATTCCTTAGACAGATGCAATGAAATAACTCGTCGTTTCTTTGAGACTTTTGGCGAAGATGCTGATTTCGTTTCACGTTCACCTGGCAGAGTCAACATTATTGGTGAACACATCGATTACTGTAATTTTTCCGTTCTACCAATGGCTATTGATGTTGAGATGCTTTTAGCAGTTCGTGTAGTACGCGGATCGACTTCGATAACATTGGCGAACGCAGATCCTAAATTTGCACCACGCTGTTTCGATATACCACTAGAAGAGTCAATAGGTATAGACCCTGCACTTTCAGATTGGTCAAACTATTTTAAATGCGGTTTGTTAGTTGCACAAAATTTCTGCCAGGAAACTGGCCAGCCGATGAGAGATGTTGGGATGCAAGTTTTCTGTCAGGGAAGTGTGCCTACTGGTGGTGGcctttcatcatctgcCGCTTTTATCTGCGCAACCGCGTTGGCTACGATAAGGGCCGTCAAGGGTTCGCAGTGTGAAATTTCTAAGCAAGATCTCACGCGAATTACCGCTGATGCAGAACACTACTTGGGTGTCAACAATGGTGGTATGGATCAATGTGCAAGTGTCTGTGGAGAAAAGGATCACGCCCTATACGTCGAATTTAAACCTGTATTAAAGGCAACACCTTTCCCATTACCTGCATCCGTTAGGTTTATCATTGCAAATACCTTAGTAGTTTCGAATAAATTCGAAACGGCACCTACCAACTACAATTTACGTGTTGTTGAATGTACTATTGCTGCTAGCGTCTTAGCACATACACACGGAGTTTCTTTACCAGGGGAAAAAACCCCGGGAAACTTGCGTCAAGTGATTTACACTCTGTGCGAGCGCCGTGAAGGCACGGAGAGCACGGCTGTAGAAATCAATGAATCTGATAAGATCGacaaagaaattcaaaagcTGCAGTACGCATTGAGATTAGTCGAAGAGACTCTAGGACCAAAGAGCAAGGGATATACCATGTCAGAAGCATCAGCGGCACTTGACATGACACCAGAAGAGTTTACAAGAGAGTATCTGACCTCTTTTCCCGTTAGGTTTCACCTTCTACAACTTTATCTCAGGGCAAAGCACGTGTACTTAGAAGCTCTACGTGTTTTGCAATGTTTACGTCTAATGACAAGCGTACACGGTACAAGTACCGATACACAACAGTTTTTACGAGATTTTGGCACACTTATGAATGCATCTCAGGCTTCATGCCGTGATAACTACGGATGCTCATGTGAAGGGACCGAACAAATCTGTCGCATCGCTCTCAATAACGGTTCCTTGGGTTCAAGACTTACAGGTGCCGGTTGGGGTGGATGCACAATAAGTCTTTGCCCAGACGAACAATCTGTAACAGATATAAAGAGGGCACTTATTAAGCAATATTACAACGAAAGGTTTCCTCATATGCCTCCTTCAGAATTGGAGGCTGCTATTATCGTTTCGAAACCAGTGGCTGGCAGCGCCTTGTATGAACACCTCCAAATGTAA
- the GAL10 gene encoding bifunctional UDP-glucose 4-epimerase/aldose 1-epimerase (similar to uniprot|P04397 Saccharomyces cerevisiae YBR019C GAL10 UDP-glucose-4-epimerase catalyzes the interconversion of UDP-galactose and UDP-D-glucose in galactose metabolism also catalyzes the conversion of alpha-D-glucose or alpha-D-galactose to their beta-anomers) yields MVSKVLVTGGAGYIGSHAVVELLANGYECVVVDNLSNSSYESLARVQVLAKKYVPFYKVDLIDLEALTKVFEEHSDIESVIHFAGLKAVGESSQIPLQYYQNNVSGTLVLLQLMQKYRVKEFVFSSSATVYGDYTRYPGIIQVPETCPLQPTNPYGHTKFTIENILRDVSASGGWKFAILRYFNPIGAHPSGLIGEDPLGIPNNLLPYMAQVAVGRREKLSVFGNDYDTRDGTPIRDYIHVVDLAKGHVAALKYLQDQENDICEEWNLGSGKGSSVLEMYDAFTRSCGIKISKEIVGRRNGDVPLLVAKPTKAELELNWKTELGVKESCEDLWRWVTKNPFGYSQHGVIGTTVHKGDYDNRLVTLGHGSRFQLIISNRGASIIDLLVDGQSIVLGPGDPGDYSGATIGRYANRIVGGKYDLDGKVHQLTTNDNGNTNHSSVGCYSEKHFLGPLVKTPSKGVFIAEYVLLDEQPRDFQSDLQVSVIYTLDVQAKALDIQYQAVLTKGESTPINLTNHTYFNLNKVNADTVQGTEIRLATNKAVGLDGTLHQVDVSTFNDKEEEVTILDSVEPRIDHCFVVAESTSLDSTKGKLRPVLRASHPESHISLEVLTTEPSFQLYTGDGLTGFTPRSGFAVEPARYVNAINDERWKKTVTLSQGDAYRSRIVYRFT; encoded by the coding sequence ATGGTTTCTAAGGTTTTGGTAACAGGCGGTGCTGGTTACATTGGTTCTCATGCTGTCGTTGAACTATTAGCCAATGGGTATGAATGTGTTGTAGTGGATAacctttccaattcctctTACGAAAGTTTGGCAAGAGTTCAAGTACTAGCTAAGAAGTATGTTCCCTTCTATAAGGTagatttgatagatttaGAGGCCTTGACCAAGGTTTTCGAGGAACACAGTGATATCGAAAGCGTTATTCATTTTGCAGGTTTGAAAGCTGTTGGAGAGAGTTCACAGATTCCTTTACAGTACTATCAAAACAATGTAAGTGGAACTCTAGTGCTTTTACAGTTGATGCAAAAGTACCGggttaaagaatttgttttttcCTCGTCGGCAACAGTGTATGGTGATTATACTAGGTATCCGGGTATAATACAAGTTCCAGAGACTTGTCCCTTACAGCCTACGAATCCTTATGGTCATACGAAATTTACTATTGAAAATATCTTGAGAGATGTTTCCGCATCTGGTGGTTGGAAATTTGCTATTTTACGTTATTTCAATCCAATCGGTGCACATCCTTCAGGTCTCATTGGTGAAGATCCATTGGGTATTCCAAACAATTTGCTACCTTATATGGCGCAGGTTGCAGTTGGtagaagagaaaaattgtcaGTTTTTGGTAATGATTACGATACGAGAGATGGCACTCCAATAAGAGATTATATTCATGTAGTTGATTTGGCAAAAGGACATGTTGCCGCTTTAAAATACTTGCAGGATcaagaaaatgatatttGCGAAGAATGGAACCTTGGATCTGGGAAGGGATCCAGTGTTCTTGAAATGTACGACGCTTTCACTAGGTCATGTGGGATAAAGATTTCTAAGGAGATCGTTGGTAGAAGAAATGGTGATGTACCTCTTTTAGTGGCTAAACCCACAAAGGCAGAATTAGAGCTTAACTGGAAAACGGAACTAGGTGTTAAAGAATCCTGTGAAGATCTGTGGAGATGGGTTACCAAGAATCCCTTTGGTTATTCACAACATGGTGTTATTGGTACAACGGTACATAAGGGCGACTACGATAATCGTCTTGTTACTTTGGGACATGGATCTAGATTTCAACTGATAATTTCAAACAGAGGAGCCTCCATAATTGATTTACTGGTAGATGGCCAAAGTATAGTTCTGGGTCCAGGTGACCCAGGTGATTATTCAGGCGCCACAATCGGTCGTTATGCCAACCGGATCGTGGGCGGCAAATACGACTTGGATGGTAAAGTTCACCAATTGACTactaatgataatggtaataCAAATCATAGTAGTGTGGGTTGTTACAGCGAAAAACATTTTCTGGGACCACTGGTGAAAACCCCTTCAAAGGGAGTTTTTATTGCAGAGTATGTTTTATTGGATGAACAACCAAGGGATTTTCAGAGTGATTTACAAGTAAGCGTCATCTATACATTAGATGTTCAAGCAAAGGCACTAGATATTCAATATCAAGCGGTTTTAACGAAAGGTGAATCTACGCCGATCAATTTGACAAACCATACttatttcaatttgaacaaagttAATGCAGATACGGTTCAAGGTACGGAAATTCGTTTGGCAACGAACAAAGCAGTTGGACTCGATGGTACATTACACCAGGTAGATGTATCTACATTTAACGacaaggaagaagaagttacCATTCTCGATTCAGTAGAGCCTCGCATCGATCATTGTTTTGTCGTAGCTGAATCTACATCTTTAGACTCTACCAAGGGTAAATTACGTCCTGTGCTTCGGGCCTCGCATCCAGAATCTCATATCTCCTTAGAAGTCTTGACGACTGAACCCAGTTTCCAATTGTACACAGGTGATGGGCTCACTGGATTTACACCAAGATCGGGTTTCGCAGTGGAACCAGCGCGTTACGTCAACGCGATTAATGACGAGAGATGGAAGAAGACTGTAACATTGTCACAGGGAGATGCTTACAGATCGAGGATAGTCTATAGGTTTACATAG
- the GAL7 gene encoding UDP-glucose:hexose-1-phosphate uridylyltransferase (highly similar to uniprot|P08431 Saccharomyces cerevisiae YBR018C GAL7 Galactose-1-phosphate uridyl transferase synthesizes glucose-1-phosphate and UDP-galactose from UDP-D-glucose and alpha-D-galactose-1-phosphate in the second step of galactose catabolism), with protein MTAAFILEDHSHRRYNPLKGTWVLVSPHRAKRPWLGQKEVASKPDNPPYDPECYLCPGNSRATGATNPQYDSTFIFVNDFSAVKLDQPHDIGERAGEESLKQRLFKTESVRGVCFVICFSPQHNLTIPQMPLNEVVKIVEAWNELYQTVSFEAAQQGKPFKYLQIFENKGTAMGCSNLHPHGQAWCLESVPTEVLEELKSIKNYREENHSHLLGDCVELELEEKARIVLENDSFIVIVPYWAVWPFETMVVSKSKVASIDKFNEMQRRDLSSILLELTKKYDNLFQTSFPYSMGIHQAPLNAQGDDLENSWFHMHFYPPLLRSATVRKFLVGFELLGEPQRDLTAEQAAQRLRDVDGTVHYLERNDV; from the coding sequence ATGACCGCTGCTTTTATTCTTGAAGATCATTCTCACAGGAGATACAATCCTTTGAAAGGTACCTGGGTCCTGGTATCACCTCATAGAGCAAAGAGACCTTGGCTAGGACAAAAAGAAGTTGCTTCTAAACCGGATAATCCACCTTATGACCCTGAATGTTATCTATGTCCTGGTAATTCTAGGGCTACTGGCGCCACCAATCCCCAGTACGATTCGACATTTATCTTTGTCAATGATTTTTCTGCAGTTAAATTAGATCAACCTCATGATATTGGGGAGAGAGCAGGTGAAGAAAGTTTGAAGCAAAGACTTTTCAAGACTGAATCCGTAAGAGGCGTTTGCTTCGTAATTTGCTTCAGCCCTCAACATAATTTGACAATTCCACAGATGCCATTGAATGAAGTGGTTAAAATTGTAGAAGCATGGAACGAATTATACCAAACTGTTTCATTTGAAGCGGCTCAACAAGGAAAACCCTTTAAATATTTACagatatttgaaaataagGGAACAGCTATGGGCTGTTCCAATTTGCATCCTCATGGACAAGCATGGTGTTTAGAATCAGTGCCTACCGAAgtattagaagaattaaaatccataaagaattacagaGAGGAGAATCACTCGCACCTTTTGGGGGATTGtgtagaattggaattggaagagAAGGCGAGAATAGTACTAGAAAACGATTCATTCATCGTAATTGTCCCATACTGGGCTGTGTGGCCATTTGAAACTATGGTTGTGTCTAAGAGTAAGGTGGCTTCCATAGataaatttaatgaaatgCAAAGAAGGGACCTTTCATCTATTTTACTTGAGTTAACAAAGAAATACGATAACCTTTTTCAAACAAGCTTTCCATACTCAATGGGGATTCATCAAGCACCTTTAAACGCTCAGGGTGATGATCTGGAAAATAGTTGGTTTCATATGCATTTCTATCCGCCTTTGTTAAGGTCTGCCACGGTGAGGAAATTTTTAGTTGGGTTTGAATTATTGGGAGAACCTCAAAGAGATTTAACTGCTGAACAAGCGGCTCAAAGATTAAGGGATGTGGATGGTACAGTACATTATTTAGAAAGAAACGATGTTTAA